DNA sequence from the Pseudomonas fluorescens Q2-87 genome:
CGCGATGGCGAGCATCAACCCGGAGAAACCGCCGATGGAAAACAGGATCACGAACGCCACGGCAAACAGCATCGGCGTCTCGAAGGTCAGCGAGCCTTGCCACATAGTGCTGGCCCAGTTGAACACCTTCACCCCGGTGGGCACGGCGATCAGCAGGGTGGCGTACATGAAGAACAGCTCGCCCACCAGCGGAATGCCCACCACGAACATGTGGTGCGCCCAGACGATGAACGACAGGAACGCAATGGCGGCCGTGGCGTAGACCATCGAGGTGTAGCCGAACAGCGGCTTGCGGGAGAACGCCGGGATGATCGAGCTGACGGCGCCGAAGGCCGGCAGGATCATGATGTACACCTCGGGGTGGCCGAAGAACCAGAACACATGCTGGAACAATACTGGGTCACCGCCGCCGGCAGCGCTGAAGAAGCTGGTGCCGAAGTGGATGTCCATCAGCATCATCGTCACGCAGCCAGCCAGTACTGGCATCACCGCGATCAGCAGGAACGCGGTGATCAGCCAGGTCCAGACGAACAGCGGCATTTTCATCAGGGTCATGCCGGGGGCGCGCAGGTTGAGGATGGTGGCGATCACGTTGATCGCGCCCATGATCGAACTGATGCCCATCAGGTGGATCGCAAAGATGAAGAACGTCACGCTTTCCGGCGCATAGGTGGTGGACAGCGGCGCGTAGAACGTCCAGCCGAAGTTCGGTCCGCCGCCCGGTGTGAACAACGTGGACACCAGCAGCAGGAACGCCGCCGGCAACAGCCAGAAGCTGAAGTTGTTCATGCGTGGCAGGGCCATGTCCGGCGCGCCGATCATCAGCGGGATCATCCAGTTGGCGAGGCCGACGAACGCTGGCATCACCGCGCCGAAGACCATCACCAGGCCATGCATGGTGGTCATCTGGTTGAAGAATGCCGGCTCCACGATCTGCAGCCCGGGCTGGAACAGCTCGGCGCGAATCACCATGGCGAACGAGCCGCCCAGCAGGAACATGGAGAACGCGAACCACAGGTACAGCGTGCCGATGTCCTTGTGGTTGGTGGTCAGTACCCAGCGCATCAGGCCCTTGGCGGGGCCGTGGGCGTGGTCGGCGCCGGCATGGCCGTGGTCATCGATCACAGCACTCATGTCCTGTCTCCTTCGAGCGAGTGGGCTGGACGGCGCGGGGCGGTGAGCCCCGACCGGTTGCGGGAACACGCGTCAGGCCGGCTCATTTGCTTTCTGCCTGTTTGAGTTCCAGCACTTCTTTAGGCGTCACCATGTCGCCCTTGTTGTTGCCCCAGGCGTTGCGTTCATAGGTCACGACCGCGGCAATATCGACTTCCGACAATTGTTTGCCGAACGCGGCCATGGCGGTGCCCGGCTTGCCGTGGAAGACAAGGCTCAGGTGATCGGCTTTTGGCCCGGTGGCGATTTTCGAGCCCTTGAGGGCCGGGAACATCGGCGGCAGGCCCTGGCCTTCGGCCTGGTGACAGGCCACGCAGGTGGTGTGGTAGATCTTGTCGCCACGTTCCTTGAGCTCATCAAGGGTCCATTCCTTGCTGGTCAGCTCTTTAAGCTGCGCGGCTTCGGCCTTGCGTTCGCCCAGCCATTTTTCATAGTCGGGCTTGCTCTTGACCTCCACCACGATGGGCATGAAACCGTGGTCCTTGCCGCACAGTTCGGCGCATTGGCCGCGGTAGATGCCGGGCTTGTCGACGCGGGTCCAGGCTTCGTTGACGAACCCGGGAATCGCATCGCGCTTGACCGCGAAGGCCGGCACCCACCAGGAGTGGATCACGTCGGCCGAGGTCACCAGAAAGCGCACTTTGGCATCGACCGGCAGCACCAGCGGCTTGTCGACTTCCAGCAGGTAGTGCTCGCCCTTGGCGCTCTGGTTATGGATCTGTTCGGCGGGCGTGGCGAGGTTGCTGAAGAACTCGACGTCCTGGCCCAGGTACTTGTAGTGCCACTTCCATTGATAGCCGGTGACCTGGATATCGATGTCCGACTCGCTGGAGTCGTACATCTTGATCAGGGTGGCGGTGGCAGGAATCGCCATCAGCACCAGGATCAGGAAGGGCACGATGGTCCAGAGGATTTCGACGCGGGTGTTTTCGTGGAAATGCGCGGCATTTTGGCCGGTTGAGCGGCGATGCATCATCATCGACCAGAACATGGCGCCGAAGACGATGATGCCGATGACCACACAGATCCAGAAAATGGTCATGTGCAAGTCGAACACTGCATTGCTGATCTGTGTCGCTCCAGGCGCCATATTCACAGTCCAGGCCGCTTGTGCCTGACTGAAAATCGACCACAACAGGAGGCCCATCCATACGTGTGGATGTCGCGTCATTGCGGGTTCCCCTTATCGTTCTTGTTATCCCGTAGGCGTAAAGCCTGCGGCAAGGGATCGGCTACTTCAGACTACCAACTTGACTCGCCGCGCCTTGCTGCACATGCAATCGGGTGTCATCAGCTAACTCCATTCAAAACCGAGTATAGACAGCGACTGCAACCTCGCAACGCGATGGCGTAAATCGTTTGAAACAGACAGGGCTTGCGCTAGAGCCCGCGAATGGAGAAGGATGCGACCTGAGTGATGGCAAACCGATATAACCTGCTGCGCATCAAGGAAGAGACGGTTATGAAAAATAGGTCTTAGGAGTGTTTTTGCGCCAGCTAAGTTATGTCTTTCCTATTTCCTTTGCCTTGTTCCCTGGAGTTGTCATGAACACCGCCGCATTGCGCGAGCAGATCCAAAAAGCCCAACGACATGAAGCCGAGACCGGCCAGTTGACCCGTCAGCTGGAGGCTCATTTACCGCATCTGCACCGTGCGATCCAATTACCGGAAGCGAACGCCAATGATGTCCTGGCGCGTTTTGTCGGCGCCTACATCGATGAAGTCCCTGATTTGCTGGATGCGGCCAACGAAGTGGCCAAGGAGGCGGGGATTGAGTCGCAGATAAAACCGGTACTGAAGATTGCCGAACAGTATTTTCTCCACCCGCCGAAAGTCATGGACGGCCATGTCGGGCTCGACAGCCTGCTGGACGAAGCCTACCTGGCGCACCGGTTCGTGGAAGAGGTCAACGACCTTTATATCAAGCATTTTGGCCAGCCACTGATCCCCTTGGACATGACCGTCGCCAACTTGATTGCTCACCAATTGATCGGTGAGGAATTTGCCAACCAACTGGATGAAGTGGTGCATCACGCGATCGACGAAATGCTCGATGACGACACGTTTGCACTGGAGTCGGTAGAGGCCTACCGCGAAACGCTCAGCAGCCCGCAAACCGGTGCCGCCTGGAAACGCTGGCCCTGCATGTCACGCCGCCTGGGCGTAGGCCTGGAACTGGATCAGCCTGCGGCTTGATGATTCACGTAAGAAAGTAGAGCCCCCGTGGCGAGGGAGCTTGCTCCCGCTGGACTGCGCAGCAGGCCCATTTTTGTGAGTGCTTCGCACTCAAGCGGGAGCAAGCTCCCTCGCCACGATGACTCGAACACACCTAAGTGAACTGACTCAAGCGCACCTTATGTGAACTGTTGCTTTTGGAGCGGGCTTGGCTGTAATGCAGACGCTGCGCCAACCCCCACGGTCGTGCGCAACCGCCCTTCCAGCCTGCGCTTGAGGCCTCGGGATTCGATCAACAGCTTCGAACCCTTGCTGGCATTTGCCCGGCCCCACTCCTCCAACAGCTCCAGGCACGAGTGGTCGATGTAGCTCAGGTTATTGAGCGGCACGTGCACCGTCGCGCCCGCCGGGATGGTGCCCAGCACCTGGGTCAGCGCCGGCACCTTGAGGAAGGTCGCCGCGCCTACCAACCGCAGTTCCATTTCGCCTTCCTGGGGCAGGTCGATCAGGCTGATTTTCAACCGCGAGGCTTTCCAGGCCAGCTTCGCCAGGGTCAGGCCGAAACCGATCAGCACACCGGTCAGCAGGTCGGTGAAGATGATCGCCAGCGCCGTGGCCGCATAGGTGAACATCGGCATCCGGCCATAACGACCCAGGCTTCGGAATGCCTTGAGGTCCACCAGTTTGAAACCGGTGTACACCAGCACACCCGCCAGGCTCGCCACTGGAATGCTTTGCAGCACGCTGGACAGCAACAGCACGAAAAGCAGCAGCCATAAGCCATGGAAGATCGTCGACATGCGCGTGGTGGCGCCGGCCTGGACGTTGGCCGAACTGCGCACGATCACCCCGGTCATCGGCAAGGCGCCGAGCAGGCCGCAGAGCATGTTGCCGATACCTTGGGCCGACAGCTCCCGGTCGAAATCCGCCCGTTCACCGCTGTGCATGCGATCCACCGCGGCGGCCGATAGCAAGGTTTCAGCACTGGCGATGAAGGCAACGGCAAACGCGGCGACCAACAGCGTCGGATCGGCCAGGTTCAGCAAGTCCGCTGGGCGCAGCCAGTCAATGGCTTCGGCGAGGTTCTCCGGCACTTCCACACGCTTGACCTGCAACGCCAGCAGCAGGCTGGCAACGGTCGCCAAGCCTACGCCGAGCAAGGCGCCGGGAATGAAGCGCAGGCTGTAGGGACGAAACTTTTCCCACAGCCACATCACCGCAATCGTCGACAAACCGAGCAGACCAGCCTGCCAGCCGAAGGACGGCAGCGCCTGGGCCACAGCCGCTGGGAACGCCGCCAGGTTATCCAACCCGGAAGGCTTGGGCGCGGCGTCGAGCATCACATGGACCTGGGACAGCACGATCAGCACGCCGATACCCGCCAGCATCCCGTAGACCACCGCCGGTGCGGTGACGCGGAACCAGCAGCCCAGGCGAAAACGCCCGGCCAACAGTTGCAGCAGACCCGCCAGCAGCAGGATCGGCCCGAGCATCGCCACGCCATGCTGGCGCACCAGCTCGAAGACCAGCACCGCCAAGCCGGCGGCCGGGCCACTGACTTGCAGCTTCGAACCGGCCAGGAAACCCACGACCAGGCCACCGATGATGCCGGTAATCAGGCCTTTGGCCGGCGGCAGGCCAGAGGCGATGGCGATGCCCATGCACAAAGGCAGGGCCACCAGGAATACAACCACCGAAGCCAGCAGCTCCCGTGGCAGAACAGCTTTTAATTGAGCAGCACGCATGGCGACTCTCCCGAAGTTTTCTTCAGGCATGGCGAGGCCCTACCGCGCAAACAGCGGTAAGGCTTGAACCATGCAAGGATGATTAGGAGCGGTTAGAAGCGCGCTTTGGGCGTCGCCACCGGGATCGGATGGCTGCCATCGAGCGGCAGGAAACGTCCCTGGTCCGCGTCAAAGGCTTTGATCTCGCTGGTCTCGATGTTGTACACCCAACCATGGATGAACAACTGACCGCTGGCCATGCGCGAGGCCACCGAGGGATGCGTTCGCAAGTGCTGCAGCTGCGCGATCACGTTCTCTTCGGTAAGGATGGGCATGGTTTGTTTTTCGTCGCCGCACGGACAGTTGTCGTGGACCATGGTCTTGGCCACTTCGGCGTGGCGCAACCAGGCTTTGACCGTGGGCATTTTTTCCAGGGTGTCGGGGTTGAGCACCGCACGCATGGCGCCGCAATCGGAATGGCCGCAGACGATGATGTGCTGCACGCCGAGGGCCAGCACGGCGTATTCGATGGCGGTGGAAACGCCGCCGTTCATCTGTCCATACGGCGGAACGACGTTGCCCACGTTGCGGGTCACGAACAGGTCGCCGGGGGAGCTATGGGTGATCAACTCGGGCACGATGCGCGAATCGGCGCAGGTGATGAACATCGCCCGGGGTGTCTGGGCGGTGGCGAGTTTCTTGAAGAGTTCTTCCTGCTGCGGAAAGATCTCATGATGGAAATGCAAAAAGCCGTCAACAATATGCTGCAGCGCTGCATCGGCGGTCTCCGCCTCGGGTTGGGCTGAAGCCGACGCAGCCAACGGCTGTTTATCCTTGTCACTCATGATTCATCCTCTTGACGGTATTTGTGACCTGAGAGGTCAGCAGTGGCTAAAACATCCAGGCCGAGATGTTCGACCCATCAGTCACTCGCTGAACAAGGTAGCGACCCAAACTTAACTCAAACTGAAATCCAAGGCTCTAGGACAATGATTTCAGGGATGGCGAAACACTGGCGCAGATCATGTCCAGCAGCCGTTCCAAGGTCAACTTTAATCAAATCAACGACATCTGTCGGCCCGGCGGACAGAAGGCATCGCAATCGAGATTGTAGCCTTGGCGCCGATCGAGCCCCAGGCGCTTGATCGCCTTGGTGAACCGCTGGGCCAGCAGGTCGGCGAACGGCCCTTCGCCGCGCATGCGTTTGCCGAACTGGCTGTCGTAAAGCTCCCCGCCCCGGCTCTGGCGGACCAGGCTCAGCACATGGGCGGCGCGCTGCGGGTAATGCGCCTGTAACCATTCCTCGAATAGCGGCGCCACCTCCAGCGGCAGGCGCAACATGACGTAGGCGGCGCTTTGCGCACCGGCAGCATGGGCCTCGGTCAGCAGGCTCTCGATTTCGCAGTCATTGATCATCGGGATCATTGGCGCGCACAACACACCCACCGGGATGCCCGCCTCGCGCATGACCTTTATCGCCCTCAACCGCGCCTTGGGCGCCGCCGCGCGCGGTTCCAGAATTCGCTTGAGTTCATCGTCCAGGGTGGTGAGGCTGATCATCACCGCCACCAGCCGCTGTTGCGCCAGTTCGGCCAGCAGGTCCAGATCCCGCAGGATCAGCGAGCCCTTGGTCACGATGGTCACCGGATGGCGGTAACGCAGCAGCACTTCAAGGATTTGGCGGGTGATCCGCTGTTCACGCTCGATGGGCTGGTAAGGGTCGGTGTTGGAGCCCAGGTTGATCGGCGCGCATTGATAACCGCGCTTGGACAGCTGTTGTTCCAGTACATCGGCAGCGTTGGTCTTGGCGATCAGCCTGGTTTCGAAATCCAGCCCCGGCGACATGTCCCAATACGCATGGCTGGGTCGCGCGAAGCAGTAGATACAACCGTGCTCACAACCCCGGTAAGGGTTGATCGAGCGATCGAAGGGGATGTCCGGCGACGTATTGCGAGTGATGATGGTCTTCGCCGTTTCGAAGGTCACCTCGGTGCCTTGGGTCAGCGGGACTTCTTGATACCAGCCGTCATCTTCAGCCACCGAGCGGCTCGGGGCGAAACGGTTGTGGGGATTGGCGGCGGTGCCACGGCCGCGCGGGGGAAGTGAGGCTGGCATGGGGGAACTCCGCAAACTGTATGCGCATACAGTATTGCCTGGGCTCGATTTAGACCAGTGCCATTCGGCGGTCCGCCAGGAGGCCGGCGTAATCTTCATCGCAATTCACAACGCTTTGACGTCCTTCCTACGGGTTTTTAACCGTAGCGAGGCGAAACTGATCCTCTCGAATTCTTCGTTGCTGGCCGCCCTGCATGCTCAAGCTCTGTTTGTCTTCCCTGTTTTGCCTGGCCTTGTCTATCGGGCTTGTCGAGCCTTCGGCCCAAGCGGCCGACTCCGAGCAGGCCAGGCCAGGAGAATGGGCCCAGCCGGTGGAGAAGGACTACAACCTCTACCAGATGTCTCCCACGCTTTACCGCAGCTCCCTGCCGGACGGCGGCGCCCTGCCATTGCTGACGAAACTCAAGATCGGCACGGTTATCACGTTCCTGCCGGAGTCGGATGCACGCTGGCTGTCCACCCCCGGCATCGAGCGGGTGCAACTGCCCTATCGCACCAATCATGTCGACGACAGCGACATACTCAAGGCCCTGCGCGCCGTGCAGGCTGCCGAAGCCAAGGGACCGGTGCTGATGCACTGCAAGCACGGTTCGGACCGCACCGGTCTGGTGGCCGCCATGTACCGTGTGGTGGTGCAGGGCTGGAGCAAGGAAGACGCCTTGAACGAAATGACGGAAGGCGGCTTCGGTGACAGCCATCACTTCAAGGATGGGGTCCGCTACATGATGCAGGCCGATGTGGAAAAACTCCGTGCCGCATTGGCGAACGGCGACTGCAGCACCAGCGTGTTTGCGCTTTGCTCGCTGGAAAGCTGGGTCAACTCGACCACGACCGCCCATCACCTTGAGCCTGAGGTTGCCCTGCCCGCGCGATGAACCTTGGCGAGCCTGCAAAATCTGCAATGGATTCGGCCAGGGGCCGCGCATCGCCTGGTGCGAAGATGGCTTCGCGCAGCGCCCGTCCCGTTACGGGGTTGAACAGCCCGTCGCGCTTGAACCTTTCGAACACGCTAAGGGCCAGCTCCTTGGACCAGGCGTAGGCATAAATCCTCGCGGCATAACCGGTCACCATATAGTCCAGGCCATTGGCCCAGCGTTCGTTCGCGAACGTCGGCAGATGCTTCGTGTACCCATTGATCTGATCGAACACCTGCTGGACGGTGCGCCCATCGCCGTGGGTGCGGTGCAGCTCCATGTCGAAAAGCGCGTTGCGTAACAGCAAGGCGGTTTCCCAACTGGCCTGGGTATTGGCGAACGCCAGCAGCTGATCGGCGACTTCGTCGGGCATTGCCGCCCCGGTCTGGTAGTGCGCCGACACGCGGACCAGGCATTCCCTGGAAAAACACCACTGTTCGAACAGCATGCCGGCGAACTCGGACGTGTCGCGAGACAGTTCGGTGATGCCGGAAATTTCCCGGTATTGCGCCCGGGTCAGGACATGGTGCAGGCAATGGCCGAACTCATGAAAAAGAATACGCAACTGCAGATGGTCGAGCGTCGCCGGCCGGGAGCCTGAGCTACGCGGCAGCCAGCCATGCAGGACCGCGATGGGGTGCCGGGGTCGGCCCTCGGCGGTGATGCTCCGGTTTCGCAGGGTGGAGGTATTCGGATAACCGGTGCGGTTCGCATCCTCGAACGGATCGAAATACAGGTAACCGATGACTTGCCCCCACTCGCGGACCTCGTAAAGACGCACGTCGCGATGCCAGGTCGGAGTCTGCGGACGCTCGATGAAATCCACGCCGAAAAGCGCCTTGGCGATCAGCAGCAACTGGGCAAACGTCGACTCCAGGGGAAACCAGGCGCTGAGGGCATGCTGGGAGGTGCCCGCCGCCTGCTGCCGAAGTTTCTCCACCAGAAACGGATAATCCCAAGGCTGGAGCTCGCTGAACCCCTGCTCGTCGGCAAACGCCTTGAGCTGTTCAGCGTCCCTGGCGAATTCGCTTTGGTGTCGGGCCAATTGCCGTCGCAGGAAGGCCGCGACTTGTTCGGCAGACTCGGCTTGCTCCGGCTCGATCGCCATTTCAGCAAAATTCGCATAGCCAAGTAGCGTCGCGTACCGGTGCCGATCATCCAGCAGACGCTGGAGCACTTTGCCGTTATCGAACCGCCCGGCCTGGGGGCCCTGGTCCGATGCTCGCGTGCTGTAGGCCACGTACAGCTCTTGGCGCAGAAGGCGATCTTCGGCGTAGGCCGTGACGATGCCAAACGACTCGTCATCGAGGCTCAGCAGCCAACCCGAACGCCCGGCCTCGCGTGCCTGACGGGCCATGCGCTGTTGGAACGCCAGTGGTAGGCCGTTGAGTTGGTTCTCATCGTCGAACGTTTTGCTCCAGGCGTTATTGGCTTCGTGCAGGTTCTCCAGAAACAGCTGCTGGGCGTCTTTGATACGACGCTGCAGGGCGTTCAAATCGGTTCGTGAGGTGTGGGCCGGATCGTTCTGGCGAAACTGTCGGAGGATTTTTTCCAGGACGCGTTTTCGCGCCGGTTCGAAATGCCGGGCGATCTGGCTGTCCGCCAGGCGTTGATAAAGCTGGAACAGTTCCGGATGTTGTTTCAACCAGCGCTGGAAATCGTGCAGCCGCTCGCCGCAACCCAGTGAAGCCTGTGCCCACTCGTCCCCGCTCTTGGCCGAGGCCAGGAGGTCCAGCAGAGCGTTGAAGCCATCAAGCCGCATATGGATTTCATCCATCGCCAGCACCAAGTCGTCCCAAGTGGGAAACGCTACCTGGGTCTTGATGATATGGGCCACCTGGGCACGGCTATCGGCCAGGATCCGGTCGAGGGCCGGAGAGAAATGCAAGGCCTGGATGCGGGCAAAAGGGGGCAGGTCATAGGCCTGCAACAGCGGGTTGTCGGCGTGGGGCATGGAAGCCTTCCTGTCTTTGGACTTGGTGGACAAGTCTGGGCAGGAAGGCCGCAAGGCCAGCGGTATATATGTATCGCTTCCGGGCCGGGCGGCCCGGAAGATGATGCCGCAGGTTTCAGTCGGGTTTTTTCTTCAACTTGGGGTTGGGG
Encoded proteins:
- a CDS encoding PA0069 family radical SAM protein, translating into MPASLPPRGRGTAANPHNRFAPSRSVAEDDGWYQEVPLTQGTEVTFETAKTIITRNTSPDIPFDRSINPYRGCEHGCIYCFARPSHAYWDMSPGLDFETRLIAKTNAADVLEQQLSKRGYQCAPINLGSNTDPYQPIEREQRITRQILEVLLRYRHPVTIVTKGSLILRDLDLLAELAQQRLVAVMISLTTLDDELKRILEPRAAAPKARLRAIKVMREAGIPVGVLCAPMIPMINDCEIESLLTEAHAAGAQSAAYVMLRLPLEVAPLFEEWLQAHYPQRAAHVLSLVRQSRGGELYDSQFGKRMRGEGPFADLLAQRFTKAIKRLGLDRRQGYNLDCDAFCPPGRQMSLI
- the coxB gene encoding cytochrome c oxidase subunit II; amino-acid sequence: MTRHPHVWMGLLLWSIFSQAQAAWTVNMAPGATQISNAVFDLHMTIFWICVVIGIIVFGAMFWSMMMHRRSTGQNAAHFHENTRVEILWTIVPFLILVLMAIPATATLIKMYDSSESDIDIQVTGYQWKWHYKYLGQDVEFFSNLATPAEQIHNQSAKGEHYLLEVDKPLVLPVDAKVRFLVTSADVIHSWWVPAFAVKRDAIPGFVNEAWTRVDKPGIYRGQCAELCGKDHGFMPIVVEVKSKPDYEKWLGERKAEAAQLKELTSKEWTLDELKERGDKIYHTTCVACHQAEGQGLPPMFPALKGSKIATGPKADHLSLVFHGKPGTAMAAFGKQLSEVDIAAVVTYERNAWGNNKGDMVTPKEVLELKQAESK
- a CDS encoding M3 family metallopeptidase, yielding MPHADNPLLQAYDLPPFARIQALHFSPALDRILADSRAQVAHIIKTQVAFPTWDDLVLAMDEIHMRLDGFNALLDLLASAKSGDEWAQASLGCGERLHDFQRWLKQHPELFQLYQRLADSQIARHFEPARKRVLEKILRQFRQNDPAHTSRTDLNALQRRIKDAQQLFLENLHEANNAWSKTFDDENQLNGLPLAFQQRMARQAREAGRSGWLLSLDDESFGIVTAYAEDRLLRQELYVAYSTRASDQGPQAGRFDNGKVLQRLLDDRHRYATLLGYANFAEMAIEPEQAESAEQVAAFLRRQLARHQSEFARDAEQLKAFADEQGFSELQPWDYPFLVEKLRQQAAGTSQHALSAWFPLESTFAQLLLIAKALFGVDFIERPQTPTWHRDVRLYEVREWGQVIGYLYFDPFEDANRTGYPNTSTLRNRSITAEGRPRHPIAVLHGWLPRSSGSRPATLDHLQLRILFHEFGHCLHHVLTRAQYREISGITELSRDTSEFAGMLFEQWCFSRECLVRVSAHYQTGAAMPDEVADQLLAFANTQASWETALLLRNALFDMELHRTHGDGRTVQQVFDQINGYTKHLPTFANERWANGLDYMVTGYAARIYAYAWSKELALSVFERFKRDGLFNPVTGRALREAIFAPGDARPLAESIADFAGSPRFIARAGQPQAQGDGRSWSS
- a CDS encoding carbonic anhydrase gives rise to the protein MSDKDKQPLAASASAQPEAETADAALQHIVDGFLHFHHEIFPQQEELFKKLATAQTPRAMFITCADSRIVPELITHSSPGDLFVTRNVGNVVPPYGQMNGGVSTAIEYAVLALGVQHIIVCGHSDCGAMRAVLNPDTLEKMPTVKAWLRHAEVAKTMVHDNCPCGDEKQTMPILTEENVIAQLQHLRTHPSVASRMASGQLFIHGWVYNIETSEIKAFDADQGRFLPLDGSHPIPVATPKARF
- the ctaD gene encoding cytochrome c oxidase subunit I, which gives rise to MSAVIDDHGHAGADHAHGPAKGLMRWVLTTNHKDIGTLYLWFAFSMFLLGGSFAMVIRAELFQPGLQIVEPAFFNQMTTMHGLVMVFGAVMPAFVGLANWMIPLMIGAPDMALPRMNNFSFWLLPAAFLLLVSTLFTPGGGPNFGWTFYAPLSTTYAPESVTFFIFAIHLMGISSIMGAINVIATILNLRAPGMTLMKMPLFVWTWLITAFLLIAVMPVLAGCVTMMLMDIHFGTSFFSAAGGGDPVLFQHVFWFFGHPEVYIMILPAFGAVSSIIPAFSRKPLFGYTSMVYATAAIAFLSFIVWAHHMFVVGIPLVGELFFMYATLLIAVPTGVKVFNWASTMWQGSLTFETPMLFAVAFVILFSIGGFSGLMLAIAPADFQYQDTYFVVAHFHYVLVPGAIFGIFASAYYWLPKWTGHMYDETLGKLHFWLSFVGMNMAFFPMHFVGLAGMPRRIPDYNLQFADFNMVSSIGAFMFGTTQIFFLFIVIKTIRGGPPAPAKPWDGAEGLEWSVPSPAPYHTFTTPPEVK
- a CDS encoding SulP family inorganic anion transporter, which codes for MRAAQLKAVLPRELLASVVVFLVALPLCMGIAIASGLPPAKGLITGIIGGLVVGFLAGSKLQVSGPAAGLAVLVFELVRQHGVAMLGPILLLAGLLQLLAGRFRLGCWFRVTAPAVVYGMLAGIGVLIVLSQVHVMLDAAPKPSGLDNLAAFPAAVAQALPSFGWQAGLLGLSTIAVMWLWEKFRPYSLRFIPGALLGVGLATVASLLLALQVKRVEVPENLAEAIDWLRPADLLNLADPTLLVAAFAVAFIASAETLLSAAAVDRMHSGERADFDRELSAQGIGNMLCGLLGALPMTGVIVRSSANVQAGATTRMSTIFHGLWLLLFVLLLSSVLQSIPVASLAGVLVYTGFKLVDLKAFRSLGRYGRMPMFTYAATALAIIFTDLLTGVLIGFGLTLAKLAWKASRLKISLIDLPQEGEMELRLVGAATFLKVPALTQVLGTIPAGATVHVPLNNLSYIDHSCLELLEEWGRANASKGSKLLIESRGLKRRLEGRLRTTVGVGAASALQPSPLQKQQFT
- a CDS encoding tyrosine-protein phosphatase, which encodes MLKLCLSSLFCLALSIGLVEPSAQAADSEQARPGEWAQPVEKDYNLYQMSPTLYRSSLPDGGALPLLTKLKIGTVITFLPESDARWLSTPGIERVQLPYRTNHVDDSDILKALRAVQAAEAKGPVLMHCKHGSDRTGLVAAMYRVVVQGWSKEDALNEMTEGGFGDSHHFKDGVRYMMQADVEKLRAALANGDCSTSVFALCSLESWVNSTTTAHHLEPEVALPAR